Proteins co-encoded in one Gleimia hominis genomic window:
- a CDS encoding UrvD/REP family ATP-dependent DNA helicase produces the protein MTSHTSLSHPSYHVDLHIPPQATLPKLDPHQKRAVDSIQNSDTHALVRGCPGSGKTRVAIEVAVNSHEGGQTVRMLAPDRSRADLLQPILEPRVTGVVRPVRTPVSFAYDIVNEYCVHAELAPPRLLTGAQQDQYLKDLIEQEAVQWPALITAEVTALPVFRMQVRNLIARVEESGRDGAWLAQLGQRVGREVWVSVGQLMQVWDERISRSETNPHLSAPALQQRAAQILRENAQSSSSDSRGSFELPQLLVVDDLQDCTAATLQLLTQCAELGTRIVACADADVAVATYRGGEPHLDGRLATRLRAAEYELGPTHRGGQALRAAVQEITARIPTTGSHERRTQGAVNPHEDGQNLNLEVFGSPTQEMSALVGRVHTLQYRGMALSDMAVIVRDSAEIARVRSAFMAADVETTAVRRAINYAKTNVTATLLNLLVEPENPDDLITTTAASALVNIDAILLRRLIDVVGVSAEKTDLLNLAEQVDSALTEDTELAARIRGQNLLGAAHDLRTTYQLIQLGQENANAAPTVALWKLWDASHVQKRWRERALIPTASSVEYDERLDAVISLMRSADVWSQRNPADTARDFARALLEENLPTDTLAQQAQRPAGVSVLTPQQAVGREWEAVFIVGLQDGAWPNLTLRDRITCAADITQLAAGQVDETQLQRPLPSALTRRAMLTDELRLLAAAMTRARQQLWISAARTEDTTESAFIDILAPHMGAKIEDMRVVTSQVAPGVDTRSLIARLRYLVSQPDAQPDSAAQPAAAQPLAAQPAAAPTGLNPAANARQRTLAAQLLALAASEGIDAADARTWIGAGGMSVAKPQETKREGKPFLSPSQVETLLECPAKWFMTRHGGDYFSTDAARLGNMIHQIAEEHPYGTAQELLGALDELWDENFGRESELDQQLLEKAQDMVAKLGDYFQADTHRQVEVEKAVTADVGPAIINGYIDRVETSRGATTIADIKTGTKLPSKSELPDFLQLLLYQLVLAQLEGPDGKPYDVQGARLIALTRSARGLVLPQPSIFASDEDTQQRYKALLEQLETAAELTRGPLFLPKPSKDACDHCAVRQICPAQTEGMRTIE, from the coding sequence ATGACAAGCCACACTTCGCTCAGCCACCCGAGTTACCACGTGGATCTGCACATTCCGCCTCAAGCCACACTGCCAAAGTTGGATCCGCACCAAAAGCGGGCGGTCGATTCGATACAGAATTCAGATACGCATGCCCTCGTGCGGGGGTGCCCCGGTTCAGGGAAAACCCGGGTTGCGATTGAAGTGGCTGTTAATTCGCATGAGGGCGGGCAAACCGTGCGGATGCTAGCTCCCGACCGGTCGCGAGCCGACCTGCTGCAACCCATTTTGGAGCCGCGCGTAACCGGGGTGGTGCGCCCAGTGCGTACCCCCGTGTCGTTTGCCTACGACATTGTGAACGAGTACTGCGTGCACGCCGAGTTGGCGCCTCCACGGTTACTCACAGGCGCGCAACAAGACCAGTACCTGAAGGACCTCATTGAACAAGAAGCGGTGCAGTGGCCGGCCCTGATCACAGCTGAGGTGACGGCACTGCCCGTGTTCCGCATGCAGGTGCGGAACTTGATTGCGCGGGTAGAAGAATCGGGGCGCGATGGCGCGTGGTTAGCGCAGCTGGGGCAGCGGGTTGGCCGGGAAGTGTGGGTGAGTGTTGGGCAGCTGATGCAAGTCTGGGACGAACGCATCAGCAGGTCAGAAACCAACCCGCACCTGAGTGCACCCGCACTGCAACAGCGGGCCGCGCAAATACTGCGTGAGAACGCCCAGAGCAGCTCCTCGGACAGCCGCGGCTCGTTCGAATTACCGCAGCTGTTGGTAGTCGATGACCTACAGGACTGCACGGCAGCGACCCTGCAGCTACTGACCCAATGTGCCGAACTGGGAACCCGGATCGTCGCGTGCGCAGACGCCGACGTTGCAGTCGCCACCTACCGAGGTGGGGAACCACACTTAGACGGAAGGCTCGCCACCAGATTGCGGGCAGCTGAATACGAACTTGGCCCCACCCACCGCGGCGGGCAAGCCCTGCGCGCCGCAGTGCAGGAAATCACCGCGCGAATCCCCACCACGGGCTCGCACGAGCGGCGCACGCAGGGAGCGGTGAATCCGCATGAGGATGGCCAGAACCTCAACTTGGAAGTATTTGGATCTCCCACCCAAGAAATGTCCGCTCTGGTGGGCCGCGTCCACACGCTGCAGTACAGGGGGATGGCCCTGTCGGACATGGCGGTGATCGTGCGTGATAGCGCCGAAATCGCACGCGTGCGGTCCGCCTTCATGGCTGCGGACGTTGAAACGACCGCTGTGCGGCGGGCCATTAACTACGCAAAAACTAACGTGACCGCCACACTTTTGAACCTGCTGGTGGAACCGGAAAACCCGGACGATCTCATCACCACAACGGCCGCGAGCGCCCTGGTGAACATTGATGCCATCTTGCTGCGCCGCCTCATCGACGTGGTTGGGGTGAGTGCAGAAAAAACAGACTTGTTAAACCTCGCGGAACAAGTGGATTCGGCATTAACGGAGGATACGGAACTAGCGGCGCGGATCCGCGGGCAGAACCTACTGGGGGCTGCGCATGACCTGCGCACCACCTACCAGCTGATCCAACTGGGGCAAGAAAATGCGAACGCGGCCCCGACGGTGGCGTTGTGGAAACTGTGGGACGCCAGCCACGTGCAGAAACGCTGGCGCGAACGCGCCCTGATTCCCACCGCAAGCTCGGTTGAATACGACGAGCGGTTAGACGCTGTGATTTCGCTGATGCGCAGCGCGGACGTATGGTCGCAACGTAACCCAGCGGACACGGCCCGCGACTTCGCCCGCGCCCTGCTGGAAGAAAACCTTCCTACAGATACGCTGGCGCAACAGGCTCAGCGGCCCGCCGGGGTGAGTGTCCTCACGCCCCAACAAGCGGTGGGCCGCGAATGGGAAGCGGTGTTCATCGTGGGATTGCAAGACGGTGCGTGGCCCAACTTGACGTTGCGGGACCGCATTACGTGCGCGGCAGACATCACCCAGCTGGCTGCCGGGCAGGTAGATGAAACCCAGTTGCAACGCCCCCTCCCATCGGCCCTCACGCGCCGAGCTATGCTCACTGACGAACTCCGCCTCCTGGCTGCGGCGATGACGCGTGCGCGCCAGCAACTGTGGATTAGCGCTGCCCGCACCGAAGACACAACCGAGTCAGCATTCATCGACATTCTGGCCCCCCACATGGGAGCCAAGATAGAAGACATGAGGGTCGTCACCTCCCAGGTTGCCCCCGGGGTAGACACGCGTTCACTAATTGCCCGTTTGAGGTACTTGGTGAGCCAACCGGATGCACAACCCGATTCGGCCGCCCAGCCTGCGGCGGCGCAACCCCTGGCTGCCCAGCCTGCGGCGGCGCCCACTGGTTTGAATCCAGCGGCTAATGCTCGCCAGCGCACACTTGCGGCGCAGCTACTAGCGCTCGCGGCCAGTGAAGGCATCGATGCGGCGGATGCACGCACCTGGATTGGGGCCGGTGGGATGAGCGTTGCGAAACCCCAGGAAACCAAGCGGGAGGGCAAACCCTTCCTCTCTCCGTCGCAGGTGGAGACACTGCTGGAATGCCCCGCAAAATGGTTCATGACGCGCCACGGTGGCGACTACTTTTCTACCGACGCGGCACGCCTGGGGAACATGATTCACCAAATCGCGGAGGAACACCCCTACGGCACCGCGCAAGAACTGCTGGGCGCTCTCGATGAACTGTGGGACGAGAACTTTGGGCGCGAGAGCGAACTCGACCAACAACTACTAGAAAAAGCACAGGACATGGTCGCGAAACTCGGTGACTACTTCCAAGCTGACACTCACCGACAAGTAGAAGTAGAAAAAGCAGTTACCGCAGACGTGGGGCCAGCCATCATTAACGGGTACATCGACCGCGTCGAAACCAGCCGGGGTGCGACCACCATTGCGGACATCAAAACGGGCACCAAACTACCCAGCAAAAGCGAACTGCCTGACTTCCTGCAACTCTTGTTGTACCAGTTGGTCCTAGCGCAATTAGAAGGCCCCGATGGGAAACCGTATGACGTGCAGGGCGCACGACTAATCGCGCTGACCCGATCAGCTCGCGGACTTGTACTTCCCCAACCGTCAATTTTTGCGTCCGACGAAGACACTCAGCAGCGGTATAAAGCACTGCTGGAACAGTTAGAAACCGCTGCGGAACTAACGCGCGGGCCCCTGTTCTTACCTAAACCATCAAAAGATGCTTGCGACCATTGTGCAGTGAGGCAGATTTGCCCCGCGCAGACCGAAGGAATGAGGACCATAGAATGA
- a CDS encoding ferritin-like fold-containing protein, which produces MSNPQESTFARILGVSGYGALAAQARLAKDADQAPETFEHIAMARMSARAWSSFTAVERTAQKLDVDLPAQITPFEGMLDELDARTRPTTWWERLTKTYVAIGIFTDALRTAAQGLELPEVADAVSDFGHGQWTRDRLEPVTKDDPQLQARLSLWTRRVGGEALGLVRAFLFTDEGASAKLDLDEVVADISKAHKERLDAVHLKA; this is translated from the coding sequence GTGAGCAACCCGCAAGAGAGCACTTTTGCACGCATCCTCGGTGTGTCCGGATACGGCGCACTCGCCGCGCAAGCCCGGTTAGCGAAAGACGCCGATCAAGCTCCCGAAACTTTTGAACACATTGCCATGGCGCGCATGTCCGCCCGCGCCTGGAGCTCATTCACGGCAGTAGAACGCACTGCACAGAAACTAGACGTGGACCTCCCGGCACAAATCACCCCGTTCGAAGGCATGCTTGACGAACTAGATGCCCGCACTCGGCCCACAACCTGGTGGGAGCGGCTCACAAAAACCTATGTCGCGATCGGGATTTTCACCGACGCGCTGCGCACTGCCGCGCAAGGCCTGGAACTACCAGAAGTGGCGGATGCCGTATCCGACTTCGGTCACGGCCAGTGGACCCGCGACCGGCTCGAACCGGTCACTAAAGACGATCCGCAGCTGCAAGCCCGCCTCTCCTTGTGGACCAGGCGCGTGGGTGGGGAAGCGCTCGGGCTGGTGCGCGCTTTCTTGTTCACCGACGAGGGGGCAAGCGCGAAACTGGATCTCGATGAGGTGGTCGCGGATATATCAAAGGCCCACAAGGAACGCTTAGACGCGGTTCACTTGAAGGCCTAG
- a CDS encoding ATP-dependent helicase, producing MSHPRIRAREIAHALNTQPGVKQILLSDEQESVVEAPLTPTLVVAGAGSGKTETMSLRVLYLLCQGMDPERILGLTFTRKAAGELSARLRLRIEQLIRTGLISPQTDTAWFSGSLNVSTYNAFASNVVKEYGLLLGVDPGAQLITDALKWQIMDEVLSHYTGQLPRLSRESLIELALKLSDAMAEHAVSVDDMRQYCAATIANIEEAPPSGRTKNPNPSFTKRYLENVHRQVHLLGLVEEYRRQKRVRQMIDFSDQMSYARQIVEQHPQVVDTLRGDYDAVLLDEFQDTSVGQLELLSRLFKDKPVMAVGDPNQAIYGFRGASAASLETFLEYFDTRGQGVRRYMTYAWRNDPKILDLANTISGANKQTDGTVKPLRSPKPEGGNVQYLYTQWQEDEYELVAQIIGQWKREDPTASIGVLARKSGSLEPMLEACRTHHIPAVVTGMGGLLTQPVVADLRAVLKLSVDPTHGPSAMRLLANLDLAASDLRVLYEYAKHQRKHRRAPEDSMRTEFLADAIDSPPPAGWRARGDVFSEEASERVQDLARRLEHVREHMDRPLPTLVTTALHIFDLDIAIKSDPLTNAGMQAVDAFVDTVNDYVSQTQQASLRVFLDWIDVALEAERGLPAPSPTVDPTTVQIMTVHQAKGLEWDRVVVLDLMHGSFPSVDQAHNYKPATQVRLDKHFQLEPRAQKGWMADAGQLPFELRMDRCKLDNTPILPLLPGLGSLDVREQKDVIEQYQYELAEYLEREERRIAYVAFTRPRTHLLLAGAWRKADAKSLQNPSHYLVEALASETASAYPDLCDDLPAVVIEPDEDATQPPKRASHMFPRQPGPTRELITAGAERTREQVMRVHTGELSFNNLDLDPSNKDEAQLVAQVQNAIAHHRAKQKPADLTVDLSRLSATTMPQLLESTTEFALQLRRPLPQEPSDSAQLGTVFHEWAAQWAHLPAPLPENAEGLIQEDPDTVGEFETNPAFEALTEKQHEQLRIHQRRAIALFGNHPGFEAVETPFSVQFAGLTVRGRIDALTTTAGKLHVIDWKTGAPPTRKRLGRAAQYATQLEVYRHAVAQERGIPTADVDAELVFLGGKTSLQNRRVSLTQLLELLPDYDFEKQLAQLSERERS from the coding sequence ATGAGCCACCCGCGCATCCGCGCGCGCGAGATCGCACACGCACTGAACACCCAGCCGGGGGTTAAACAGATTCTGCTTTCCGACGAGCAAGAAAGCGTCGTTGAAGCACCCCTCACGCCCACCCTCGTGGTTGCCGGTGCGGGATCTGGGAAAACGGAAACCATGTCCCTGCGCGTACTGTACCTTCTGTGCCAAGGAATGGACCCGGAACGCATCCTCGGGCTCACCTTCACCCGCAAAGCAGCGGGTGAGCTATCTGCGCGGCTGCGGCTACGCATTGAGCAGCTTATCCGCACCGGGCTGATTTCCCCTCAAACGGATACCGCATGGTTTTCTGGCAGCCTAAACGTATCTACCTACAACGCGTTCGCATCGAACGTGGTTAAAGAATACGGTCTACTACTCGGAGTAGATCCGGGAGCGCAGTTAATTACGGACGCCTTGAAATGGCAGATTATGGATGAGGTACTGAGCCACTACACGGGGCAGCTACCACGCTTGAGCCGCGAAAGCCTCATAGAACTCGCATTAAAACTAAGTGATGCAATGGCTGAACACGCCGTTTCGGTGGACGACATGCGCCAATACTGCGCAGCAACAATTGCCAATATTGAGGAGGCACCCCCCTCAGGAAGAACTAAGAATCCGAACCCTTCATTCACGAAACGCTACCTAGAAAATGTGCACAGACAAGTGCACCTACTGGGCTTGGTAGAGGAGTATCGGCGGCAAAAACGCGTGCGTCAGATGATCGATTTTTCCGACCAGATGTCGTACGCTAGGCAGATCGTTGAGCAGCATCCGCAAGTAGTTGACACCCTCCGGGGAGACTACGACGCAGTTTTACTAGACGAGTTTCAAGACACGTCAGTGGGGCAGCTGGAACTGCTGTCGCGGCTTTTCAAAGACAAACCAGTGATGGCAGTGGGGGACCCGAACCAAGCGATCTACGGGTTCCGCGGCGCATCCGCAGCATCACTCGAAACTTTCCTAGAATACTTTGACACCCGCGGTCAGGGCGTTCGCAGGTACATGACGTACGCGTGGCGCAACGATCCAAAGATTCTAGACCTCGCCAACACTATTTCTGGTGCAAATAAACAAACAGATGGGACGGTGAAGCCACTGCGCAGCCCCAAACCTGAGGGGGGTAACGTGCAGTACCTCTACACGCAGTGGCAGGAGGATGAATACGAACTAGTCGCGCAGATTATTGGCCAGTGGAAACGGGAAGACCCCACCGCAAGCATCGGCGTTCTCGCACGCAAATCAGGTTCGCTCGAACCCATGTTGGAAGCGTGCCGAACACACCATATTCCCGCTGTCGTCACGGGCATGGGAGGGTTGCTAACCCAACCGGTGGTAGCGGACCTGCGCGCAGTGTTGAAACTAAGCGTGGACCCCACCCACGGACCCTCGGCAATGCGGTTGCTGGCAAACCTGGACCTCGCGGCATCGGACCTGCGGGTACTGTACGAGTACGCGAAGCATCAGCGTAAGCATCGGCGCGCACCGGAAGACTCGATGCGCACCGAGTTCTTAGCGGACGCGATTGACTCACCCCCACCGGCGGGTTGGCGTGCTCGCGGCGACGTGTTCTCTGAAGAAGCTAGTGAACGCGTCCAAGATTTAGCGCGGCGCCTAGAGCACGTGCGCGAACACATGGATCGGCCCTTACCGACCTTGGTTACGACTGCGCTGCACATTTTTGACCTCGATATTGCAATCAAATCTGACCCACTCACAAACGCGGGAATGCAAGCAGTGGACGCATTCGTGGACACGGTCAACGACTACGTGTCGCAGACCCAACAGGCGTCACTGCGCGTGTTCCTAGACTGGATTGACGTGGCTTTAGAGGCGGAACGGGGGCTTCCCGCTCCAAGTCCGACGGTGGACCCCACCACGGTGCAGATCATGACGGTACACCAGGCGAAAGGTCTGGAGTGGGACCGCGTAGTAGTGCTAGATCTGATGCACGGTTCCTTCCCGAGCGTTGACCAGGCGCACAACTACAAACCAGCTACACAAGTGCGGTTAGATAAGCACTTCCAGCTGGAGCCCCGCGCTCAGAAAGGGTGGATGGCTGACGCTGGACAGTTACCGTTTGAACTGCGCATGGACCGCTGCAAACTAGATAACACGCCGATCCTGCCGCTCCTACCTGGGCTCGGGAGCTTGGACGTGCGCGAGCAAAAAGATGTAATCGAGCAGTACCAGTACGAGCTGGCAGAATACTTAGAACGTGAGGAGCGGCGCATCGCCTACGTGGCATTCACCCGCCCGCGCACCCACCTGCTCCTCGCGGGGGCATGGCGAAAAGCTGATGCCAAGAGCCTGCAGAACCCATCACACTACCTAGTTGAAGCGCTGGCATCTGAAACCGCGAGCGCGTACCCGGACCTTTGCGACGACCTGCCCGCCGTAGTTATCGAACCCGACGAAGACGCAACGCAGCCCCCCAAACGCGCAAGCCACATGTTCCCCCGCCAACCCGGACCGACGCGCGAACTGATCACCGCGGGGGCCGAACGAACCCGCGAACAAGTGATGCGCGTGCACACCGGGGAACTATCTTTCAACAACCTGGACCTGGACCCATCCAATAAAGATGAGGCACAACTAGTTGCCCAAGTACAAAACGCAATCGCGCATCACCGCGCAAAACAAAAACCAGCGGACCTCACGGTGGACCTATCGCGCCTATCCGCAACCACCATGCCACAACTGCTAGAATCAACCACCGAGTTCGCACTGCAGTTGCGCCGTCCACTACCTCAAGAACCATCTGACAGTGCACAGTTGGGAACCGTGTTCCACGAGTGGGCAGCCCAGTGGGCGCACCTCCCCGCACCACTACCCGAAAACGCGGAAGGACTAATCCAAGAAGACCCCGACACAGTAGGGGAGTTTGAAACGAACCCGGCTTTTGAAGCGCTCACCGAAAAACAACACGAGCAGCTGCGAATTCACCAACGGCGCGCGATCGCACTATTTGGTAACCACCCCGGGTTTGAAGCCGTTGAAACCCCGTTTTCAGTGCAGTTCGCGGGCCTAACTGTGCGCGGGCGGATAGATGCGCTGACAACCACCGCGGGTAAACTCCACGTGATCGACTGGAAAACCGGTGCGCCCCCAACCCGCAAACGTCTTGGCCGCGCCGCCCAATACGCCACCCAGCTGGAAGTTTACCGGCACGCGGTAGCGCAAGAACGCGGTATCCCAACCGCCGACGTGGACGCAGAACTAGTGTTCCTAGGTGGAAAAACGAGCCTGCAAAACCGGCGAGTGAGCCTGACGCAACTACTTGAACTACTGCCCGACTACGACTTCGAAAAACAACTCGCGCAACTCAGTGAGCGCGAACGCTCTTAG
- a CDS encoding phosphotransferase, translating to MSKPLTPLTLAAHATTLIPDLSVVSLCEPQSNDGAMAVQGIVDSNGTHWSVCSPLTQQAGVDIEAQVMLLAILAKAFKVGRVPFSVPAPQAYSRARRNRPAVMIYKQMAGTHATWEELEHSPTLASSMGRAVAALHDLPSEVIEATGMPMYSPAECRERMLALLDEAVQATVLPPNLYTRWEEALEDVSMFRFRCVPVHGDLAPECFVSSYEAVVGLESFASAQLGDPAQDLAWITTCANPEASQAFMDAYHAARKDDSDLHLASRAVLHSEMALLRWLLHGKRNDDADVVADAVQMLEDLAADVGDEPLLHGSVADDSAFSPEDLAASTAGTQSSIDAGSPKQAAAEQEPVAPPEQEAVATPEPSRTARFEANRVAAGESKTREDDALDSSAEGAYQIDPDAPTVDLREVLRRLGRD from the coding sequence GTGAGTAAACCACTGACCCCTCTGACGCTAGCTGCACACGCAACCACCCTCATTCCAGACCTGTCGGTCGTGAGCTTGTGCGAACCGCAATCCAACGATGGAGCCATGGCGGTCCAAGGGATCGTAGATTCAAATGGGACACACTGGAGTGTGTGTTCACCACTGACGCAGCAGGCGGGGGTGGATATTGAAGCGCAGGTGATGCTCCTGGCGATTTTGGCCAAAGCGTTCAAAGTGGGACGGGTACCGTTTAGTGTTCCGGCTCCTCAGGCGTATTCGCGGGCGCGGCGAAACCGGCCTGCCGTGATGATTTACAAGCAGATGGCGGGGACGCACGCCACGTGGGAGGAGTTGGAGCACTCCCCCACGCTTGCAAGTTCCATGGGCCGCGCCGTTGCGGCGTTGCATGATCTGCCCAGCGAAGTTATTGAAGCGACAGGCATGCCGATGTATTCACCCGCTGAGTGTCGCGAACGCATGCTGGCCCTGCTTGATGAAGCAGTGCAGGCAACGGTTTTGCCACCGAATTTGTATACGCGCTGGGAGGAAGCTCTTGAGGACGTGTCCATGTTCCGGTTCCGCTGCGTGCCGGTGCATGGGGATTTGGCGCCGGAGTGTTTCGTTTCCAGCTACGAGGCGGTGGTTGGGTTGGAGTCGTTTGCGTCCGCGCAGTTGGGGGATCCGGCGCAGGATTTGGCGTGGATTACCACTTGTGCGAATCCGGAGGCGAGCCAGGCGTTTATGGATGCTTATCATGCGGCTCGTAAAGATGATTCGGATCTGCATTTGGCTTCGCGCGCGGTGCTTCATTCGGAGATGGCGTTGCTGCGGTGGTTGTTGCACGGGAAGCGTAATGACGATGCGGACGTGGTGGCCGATGCAGTGCAGATGCTAGAAGACCTGGCGGCTGACGTGGGTGATGAACCACTGTTGCATGGCAGTGTTGCAGATGATTCCGCTTTTTCGCCTGAGGATCTTGCTGCCTCTACCGCTGGCACGCAGTCCTCCATAGATGCCGGATCACCAAAACAAGCTGCTGCCGAACAGGAACCGGTTGCCCCGCCCGAACAGGAAGCGGTTGCGACCCCCGAGCCAAGCCGGACCGCGCGCTTTGAGGCGAACCGTGTCGCGGCCGGCGAATCGAAGACGCGCGAAGATGACGCGCTGGATTCATCCGCGGAGGGCGCCTATCAGATAGATCCCGATGCCCCAACCGTTGACCTGCGCGAGGTGCTGCGCCGGCTGGGTCGGGATTAG
- a CDS encoding DUF3107 domain-containing protein has product MKLTIGVAGIARDISLSVDITSEDLRERVNTALAQDATTGTPGVLALRDTQDREVIIPADKLGYVLLDEDKTNPVGFTVS; this is encoded by the coding sequence ATGAAACTCACGATTGGGGTCGCTGGGATTGCCCGCGACATTTCGTTAAGTGTCGATATTACTAGTGAGGACCTGCGTGAACGCGTTAACACCGCGCTCGCACAAGATGCTACCACCGGTACGCCCGGGGTGCTCGCGCTGCGGGACACGCAGGATCGGGAGGTCATTATCCCAGCTGACAAGCTTGGCTACGTCTTGTTAGACGAAGATAAGACGAACCCGGTTGGGTTCACCGTCAGTTGA